The genomic segment CACCTCAGGTGGGCATGGTATTGCAAGCGTGGGATTGCCATTTTTACCCTTTGAGCCAAGCTTGAACTTATAAGAGATGTGCTTcttgctgttcttttttttgggaggggagAAATACTGGTTTCCTGTGTAATCAGCCACCTGCCCATTGTTGCTTTGTCTGCTACGCTGCTCTTTGAAAGATCCCTGTGGGGTATCTATTGGAATATGTTGATCTTCCTCATCAGATGAGGTATAGCTGTTAAAGGAAGTAATCTGATCGGATTTCTCCCAGGCCTCATCTGATCTAGTGGTAGTTTTAGTGGCGTTACTTTGGTTTGAGGAGGACCAAGAGGCCTGACTCCGGTCTCGTCTCTCTCTGGTGAAATTAAAGCAGGAATGAAtgattgttttctttgctttagTCCCCTCCAGAACGTTTTCTGTCGCAAGCCCCTGCAGTTCTGCCAAGTCTTTGGTCCGTCTCTGCGTCTCCTTGTAGATTCTGCAGTAAAGGATAGTCATGACAGAGACAGGGATGTAGAAAGCAGCAATGGCTGTCCCAAATGTGATCACAGGCTCAGTTAAAAACTGGATCTGGCACTGGTCAGGAGGCACGTTTCTCTCCCCAACAAAGTACTGCCAGCACAGAATGGGAGGTGCCCAGAGGACAAAAGACACCACCCATGCAAGGCCTATCATAATAGCAGCTCTTTTTGGAGTCCTCTTAGCCCTGTAAGTCAACGGCCTTGTGATGGAGAAATACCTGTCAAAGCTGATGACAAGTAAATTCATAACTGAGGCATTGCTGGCAACATAATCCACTGCTAGCCAAAGATCACATGCAAGATTTCCCAAAGACCAGTAACCCATCAGGATGTAAGTGGTGTACAAATTCATGGATATTACACCTATGATGAGGTCAGCAAAAGCCAAACTCAGTAGGTAATAGTTGTTTACAGTCTTCAACTGGCTGTTGACTTTGAAGGAGAGCAGCACAAGAACGTTTCCAACAATAGTTATCAAGCTGACAACGGCTGACACTGTAGCAATAGTTATAGCCTCCCAAAGGCTGTGGGGAGCAGCGTGGATGTCTGATGTATTGGTAAAAGTGCTGTTTGGAGGCTCTACACCCATGGTGCTGTGTTATCTGTGTCTCCAGTGAGAGGTCAGAGAGATTCACCCATTTGTGGCTCCATTAAGAGATTtcctaaaatgaaaggaaacaaatCAATGAGACAGCACATAATTATGTAGTAattctttttccatttataaACCACTACTGACACATCAAAAAATATGCTGTCATATATGATACTCCAGCAGaagtgtttaaatgtgtttaaatgatcACACAACATATGTAAAACCAAAGGCATCCCATATCTAATACCACCCCActcatttatattatattgttatatttatataaaattaacatattataaattattatattatattactattGTAAATTATCATAACTACCATAATCAAATAATTTAAGAGAATTTATTGATTTCTACTGTATTGATAAATGAAACTAACtactattttaatgtgttttgttattcttttattgttttttcttcaggatGCATTATGTAAACCAGAaaattatgaattttttttacaactatTCTAGTATACATTTCCAGTCACAGTTAAATTGTACATTAATTATCTACAGTCCAAATCAAACTCGGAACAATCAAACGCCACTGTTACGTGGGACGACATTCACTGTAACACTCAGTCAGGGGTTACATTCTAAACCGTCCGGTCACACTTCATAGCAATGGAGGTTAGACCGAGTAGAGGCAGAGGGGGTAGTTGGAAAAGGGGCGACCGGGGTAGAAACAGCAGCGATAGTTTCGGGGGTGAAGCCCGGGGTAGAGGGAGAGGAGGCCACCACCGCGGGCGGGGAAAAAGAGACCACCAACGTGGACGTGGACGTGGGGGAAACGCCAATTTAGCGGAATTCCATCACAGGGTAAGAACGCCCAAACCACGTTGAAAAATGCgtcataaaaaacacacattaaaaaaagttttatttattttttaataattaattattttattaactagtattactgtactttaaattTAGCATGAAGCAGAGGCAGATGTGTTTCTTGACTTTTAAGTTACCAGGCGTCGATAAATTACGTCTAGTTTACGGTGACATGTTGTGACGTCACTACGTTTTTGacgcttttttccccctcaacgTTGTAGCAGCTGTAGATAATAAAAGATGATGTGTTTCTCCATCCATCTATATTAGAGTTTTAGCTCCCCCCTGTGAGAGAAGAGGCTGTGTGAGGGAGGGTAACGTTTTTAAAATAGTAACaccatttttaacaaaaaagcaagtgtgtgtgtgtgtgtgtgtgtgtgtgtgtgtgtgtgtgtgtgtgtgtgtgtgtgtaaataaacaaacaatgcaaacatttcAACAATCGGAGAAACTATTTCCGTCTTCAAGATATCTCAgttttaaagaattaaaagaattaaaaatcCAATCCATAAcaattgttcatttttataccaagtttcatgaaaatctttcAAGGATATTTTAATTGATACATAAACATAACAAACTActgatgatgatcacatgatttcAGATCATAGCTGTAGGTTTCTGGTAGATCAGAGTAAAGCAGCAGATCGATTAGAGGCAATGGTGTCGGTTGAGGTATTTTCTCTCGATTGCTTTTCTACATGTGTGAAATTCTAGAGAATTCAGCTCAGTTTCTGCTGGGAGGTTCTGACAGTCGATGCTCCAGCAACAGAGACAGAAGGGAAACAATGGGGGCTCCTTGATTGCAATCATAAAGAATCTCTTTTGGCGTATCCATGGCTACTGTGAGTTCTTTGGTGattgtgttgtgtatttgtcaGTATCAACAGAGCGCCAGAAAAACTGAGCAAATACGCACGTTGTCCTCCTGATGCATCTCACATGTCGCATCGTCATGACAACATTGTTAAAGGTTTGTCCAATTATGTAACAAAACAGGAGGAAACGTGGGACAGATAATTTAAACTTAATGGGGCTAATTAGCTGAAGTCTTATTTTTGCTCAACAAAATTCTTTAGTGGAAGAAGTCTTGAATTATGTTAGCACAcagcattttaaatattaaattaacacAATGCATTTTCACATGTTTGATGTATAGAATCTTTATAGCGAATGAATCAA from the Antennarius striatus isolate MH-2024 chromosome 19, ASM4005453v1, whole genome shotgun sequence genome contains:
- the chrm5b gene encoding muscarinic acetylcholine receptor M5b; translated protein: MGVEPPNSTFTNTSDIHAAPHSLWEAITIATVSAVVSLITIVGNVLVLLSFKVNSQLKTVNNYYLLSLAFADLIIGVISMNLYTTYILMGYWSLGNLACDLWLAVDYVASNASVMNLLVISFDRYFSITRPLTYRAKRTPKRAAIMIGLAWVVSFVLWAPPILCWQYFVGERNVPPDQCQIQFLTEPVITFGTAIAAFYIPVSVMTILYCRIYKETQRRTKDLAELQGLATENVLEGTKAKKTIIHSCFNFTRERRDRSQASWSSSNQSNATKTTTRSDEAWEKSDQITSFNSYTSSDEEDQHIPIDTPQGSFKEQRSRQSNNGQVADYTGNQYFSPPKKKNSKKHISYKFKLGSKGKNGNPTLAIPCPPEVEQPTKDASPSSSTTSKPMDPVLKNQITKRKRNVLVKEKKAAQTLSAILLAFILTWTPYNIMVLISTVCATCIPVSLWHLGYWLCYVNSTINPMCYALCNKTFQKTFRMLLLCQWRRRRRGEDKLYWCGQNQNVNNKMT